TGAAATTTTGCAAAGCCCATCTGTGGGAGCCTGGTTTTACCACGCTTCCAAACGGGAAAACCTGCTCTCCATAAGCTTTCAGCCAGCCATGTGCGCAGCCACAGTGGCGTTTTCCTGCTGGCGCAGCTTGTCAGGGGGGGTAGCTTCAGCACGCAGGCGCTTTATAGCTTCAGAAAGGGGCAGAACCTCCTGCGCTTTGCCGCCAAGGCGGCGCATGGCCACAGTGCCTTCTTCAGCCTCCCGCCGGCCCACTACTAGGATGACAGGCACGCGCGCTAAGCTGTGCTCGCGCACCTTGGCATTGATCTTCTCATTGCGGGTGTCTGTTTCCACAGCCAACCCAGCAGCGCGCAGCTGCCTGGCCACGTCTTCCGCCCAGGGGGCAGCGTCCGTCACGATGCTGGCCACAACTACCTGGACAGGTGCCAGCCAAAGCGGGAAGCGACCAGCGAATTGCTCAATGAGAATGCCGAGGAAGCGCTCAAAACTGCCAAGAATCGCACGGTGCAGCATGACGGGGCGGTGACGTTGGCTGTCTTCGCCAATATAGGTGGCGTCCAGCCGTTCAGGCAGAACGAAATCCACCTGCAGGGTGCCGCACTGCCAATCACGGCCGATGGCGTCTGTCAGGACGAATTCCAGTTTAGGACCATAGAAAGCGCCTTCCCCTGGGTTAAGCTCCCAAGCCACACCTGCGGTTTCACAGGCCTTCTTAAGCGCTTGCTCAGCTTTGTCCCAGATTTCGTCTGTGCCGGCGCGGCTTTCAGGGCGGTCTGAGAACTTGACCTTAAAAGCCTCAAAGCCGAGGTCGCGGTAGACCTCCTCCAGCATCTCCACAAAGGCCACGGTTTCACTGGCGATTTGGTCTTCAGTGCAGAAAATGTGGGCGTCATCTTGCGTGAAGCCGCGCACGCGCATCAAACCATGGAGCGCGCCTGAAGGCTCATAGCGGTGGCAGGCGCCGAACTCAGCCATGCGCAAAGGCAGTTCCCTGTAGGAACGCAGCCCGTGGCGGAAAATCTGGATATGGCATGGGCAGTTCATCGGCTTGAGGGCAAGGGTCTTGTCCTCATCCTCCACCTTAGCGATGAACATGTTCTCACGGTACTTGTCCCAGTGGCCTGAAGCCTCCCACAAGGCACGGTCAACCAATTGTGGGGTGCGCACTTCCTGGTAATCATGGCGGCCTTGGGCACGGCGCATGTAATCCTGCAGGGCGTTGTAAAGGCGCCAGCCTTTAGCATGCCAGAAAATCTGCCCCACGGCCTCTTCCTGGATGTGGAACAGGTCCATTTCCCGGCCAATGCGGCGGTGGTCGCGCTTTTCAGCCTCCTCCAGCTGGGTGAGATGGGCGGCAAGTTCCTTTTTGTCGCGCCATGCGGTGCCATAGATGCGCGTCAGCATGGGGTTGCGGTGGTCACCACGCCAATAGGCGCCAGCAACGCGCATCAGCTTAAAGGCCGTGCCCACATCCTCTGTTGTGCGCAGGTGCGGGCCCCGGCAGAGGTCAAGCCACTCGCCCTGGCGGTAGATGGAGATCTCCTCATCGCCCGGCAGGTCACGGATGAGCTCAGCCTTGAAGCGCTCGCCTTTGTTTTCGAAGAACTTGATAGCCTCGTCACGCGGCCATGTTTCGCGTTTGAAGGGCGCTTTGGATGCGACGATTTCGCGCATCTTGTTTTCAATGGCGGGGAAATCCTCTGGCGTGAAGGGGACCTCACGGGAGAAATCGTAATAGAAGCCATCCTTGATGGCCGGCCCGATGGTGACCTGCGTTTCAGGCCACAAAGCTTGCACGGCCTCTGCCAGAACATGGGCTGCATCATGGCGGATGAGCTCCAGCGCTTCCTCATCTTTGCGGGTGACGAACCGCACTGCGGCGTCTTGGCTGATGGGGGTGGCCATGTCCACAAGCTTGCCGTCCACTTCCATGGCTAGGGCGGCGCGCAGCAGGCCGGGGCCTATGGCCTCGGCGATGGTAGTGCCCGTCACCGTCTCGCCGAACGTGCGGGTCTGGCCGTCGGGGAAGGTGATGACTGGCATGGGTTGCTCCCGGTAAGAATTGAATGGCGCTGCGCTGGGGCTGTCGTTCCTGGCCCCGTGGCGCGGCTTTAAGGTTGTGGTCATGGAATGTGTGCCCTGCTGCCTGCTTGAAACCTAGCCAGAGCATGGGCGGGGCCCTAAATGCCGCCATGATGTCCAGTTTGGCAAGAGGGGCCATAGGATGGGTCAATTTGTTAATTTAATGTGTCCTGGCTACCTCAGCAAGCAGGGCCTTGAAAGCAGCCAGGACGGTTTCAGGGGCAAGCTGTGCAGCTTGGCGGCTGGACAGCACCCGTGAATGCCCAGGGGTGGGGGCCAAGGGCGCTGTGCGGCGCGGGTCACTTTCAGCAAAAAAAAGGGTTAGGCTTGGCACATCCAAAGCCGCCCCTAGGTGCATGGTGCCTGTGTCATTACCCACCACGCCATGGGCCTTATGCAGAAGCAGGGCTAGGGCTGCCAAGTCCGTGCGGCCGCTGCAGTCCACCAAATATTTAGGAGACGCCCCCCTTTTTATAGCCTGGGTGGTAATGGCGCGCACTAAGGTGCGCTCCTGGTCTGTGCCTGCCAGGGCCACATGCCAGCCTGCTTGGGCCAGTTGAGCAGTCACGTGCGCAAAGCAACCAGCTGGCCAGCGCTTGCCAAGGCGCCCAGCGGAGCCCCCTGGCACCAGAACAACAAAAGGGCGCTTTGCCAAAGCGTGAATGAAGGACCGCATGGGTTCGGCCACGCTTTGGAACAGCCAAAGGGGCTGCGTGGGCGCCACAGGCAGCACACCTAAGCAACGCAAATGGGATTTCTGGCGTTCAGAAGTGTGCAGTCGCCCATGGTGGTGGAGCCGTTCAGCGCAAGGCCATTCAAGCGCTTTAAGCCCGCGCGCCTGACGCCAGAAGCCATCCAAGCGCCGGTAAAGGCGTGTCCGCCCGCTTTGCTGGGCATCCACCACCAGGCAATGCTGGTTGAAAAGCCCCGTCAGGTGGCGCGCTTGTCGCCACAGCCGCCATGGCGGTATTCCCCACAAAGGCAGGCGCCTGTCTTCAGCCACGGCGTCAAACCAGGGCGCCAAGCGCATGGAGGGTGCAAAGGCAGGTTCCGTCAGCAACGTGATCCATGCTTGGGGGCAGGCCCCCCGCAAAGCTGCGAAGAAACCAAACGCCTGCACAATATCCCCCAAAGCGCCATGGCGGATGACTAGGATGCGCTGTGGCACGCGCCCTGTTTGCCCTGGTTGCAAAAGGGCTCCCGCCAAAGGGCGTTCAGTCAGCCTTGGGGGCAGGGGGCTGGCCTGTTGAAGCGTCATTGGCCACAATGACCTTGGCTGGTTTAAGCAAGCGCCCGTTGAGCATCCAAGCTGGGGTCCATGCCTGCACCACATGGCCAGGGGCATGTTGGTCTGAGGGGACCTCCTGCATGGCTTCATGGATGGCTGGGTCGAAAGGCTGGCCTTCAGCCTCAATCCGGGTGATGCCGTGGCGCTTGAGGATGTTCAGCAAAGCACGCTCAGTTGATTCAAACCCTTCACGCAGCTTGCCAATGGCGGGATCTTCGCCTTCATGGGCAGGGGGAATGTGGGCCAGGCCAAGCTGCAGGGAATGGGCAACCTCCACAATGTCGCCAGCGAATTTCTGCAAAGCGAACTGGCGTGCGTCTGAAACCTCACGTGCTGCGCGGTTGCGCACATTCTGCATTTCCGCCTCAGAACGCATCCAACGGTCCTTCAGGCTGGCCACTTCTGCCTCCAGCGCCTGCAGGCGGTCGCCACCGTCCTCAGCTTTGCCTGCCGCTTCGCCTTCAGCAGCGTTCTGCGCCTCCTGGGCGGCCTGCGCCGCAGCCATGGCAGCTTGGGTGGCCTGCTCTTCCTGGCTGGAGGGGTGTTCGTGGTGATGGTCGTGATGGTGTTTGCTCATGGTCTCATCCCGTTGGTGGTTGGGGGAGGGCTGGGGCGCCTGCCTGCCGCTTGGCGCCTGGCGGGCGGCTTTGCGGTTGGCGCGGCGTTTCCAGAGATTGCTCAGCATGAAATGCACATGGGGATTGTTCCTTTGAAAGCAAGGGGGGCGCCACGGCCAGACTGGCCTTGCCGCGCACCCAGGCCCCTGGGGTCAGGCTGGCTTGGCGCCGCCAGGTGATGACGCCCCCTTTGGGAGGTGATAATAAGGCAGGCATGGCTGATGACATGACTTCCCCCCCACGGCGCAATCCTAACCAAGGTCCCGCTGTGGCTTTGGTGGATGATGACCGCAACATCCTTGCCTCTGTCCGGATGAGCCTTGAAGCCGAAGGCTTCACAGTGCGCACGTACAGCGATGGTGAAAGCGCCTTGCGGGGCATGATGACGACCCCACCTGATGTGGCCGTCCTGGATGTGAAGATGCCCCGTATGGATGGGATGGAACTGTTGCGGCGCATCCGCAGCCGTTCCACCATGCCTGTGATTTTCCTCACCTCCAAGGATGATGAGCTTGACCAGCTGACGGGGCTGCGCCTGGGGGCGGATGATTACATCACCAAGCCGTTCTCGGTTCATTTGCTGGCTGAACGGTTGCGTGCTTTGCTGCGCCGACAGGAAGCCGCCATCCAGGTGGCCACAGGCCAAGGCCGTGAGCAAAGCCTGCCGGTCGTCCGTGGTGACTTGACCCTCGATAGTGAGCGCCACCAGTGCCTTTGGCAGGGCCATGAAGTTTCCCTGACCGTGACGGAGTTCCTGATTGTGCGCGCGCTGGCCACCAGGCCAGGCATGGTAAAGTCGCGCGACCAGCTGATAGACGCCGCCTATGGTGACAGCGTCTATGTCGATGACCGTACCATTGACAGCCACATCAAGCGCATTCGCAAGAAGTTCCGCCAGGTTGACGACACCTTTGCCCAAATCGAGACCCTGTACGGCATCGGGTACCGTTACAAAGAGTGACGGGCTGGCTTAGACAGTGGTCATGAAAGCAAGCAACGCCCAAGGCAGCTTGAAGCTGGGCGCCACGCCCCCAACGGCACCCTCCCCTGGATGTTCTGGCGCGCGCCCAAGCTGGTCAAGGGCTTTCAAGCGCTGGTGGCGGCGCTGCCGTTCCCCCATGCTTGTGCGGATTTTACTGCTCAATCTGGGGCCGCTTGTGGTGCTGGCAGGCATGTTGCTTTCTATCACGCAGTTCCAGACCAGCTTGCTTGAATCAGACGTGACGTCCCTGCGTGAGGAAGCCCGGATCTACGCTGACGCGCTGAGTGAGGTCACCGTCCACCCTACGCCAGATGGACCAGCCATGGATCCCTTGGCGGCCAGTTCTTTGCTTCAGGCCTTAATGGCGGGCAGCGGCAACGCCCATGTGGCACTTTACAATGGTGGCGGGCAGTTGGTGGTGGCCATGCGCCGCGTCAGGCGCAGCCATGGCAGCGCGCTGCTCCCCCACCCGCCAGCCTTGGGGCGCCGTATGGGGGAGGACACCATTGATGGCATCTATGGCTGGCTGCTGTCACGTCTGCCTCTCAGCACCAGCACCGGCCCCGTTCCTTTTGAAGAGAACCCACCCCCACTTGGGCAGGAACCTGTTGGCATGGGCGCCAAGATCGGCCTCATGATGGGGGAGGGGCCGGCGCGCATTAAGCGCACTTCGCACCATGAATTCGTCATCACGATTTCAGAGCCTGTGCTTTATGACGGCGTACGCGTTGGTGAAATCATCCTGACGCGCCACGACCCGGAAATCGATCATTCCCTTTTCGCTGTGCGTTCCCTTATCCTGACCATGATGCTGGTGACGTTGGCCGTTTCTGCTGTTCTGTCCTTTATTCTTGCCCTGACCATTGCGCGGCCTTTGCGGCATTTGGCCTTGGCCTCCCAGGCCATGGGGGAAAGCGCCCAGGGCCGCACTGACCCCGTGCCAGCGCCCTTGCTGGCGCGGCGCGATGAGATCGGCTCTTTAGCGCGCGCTTTGCGCACAAGTACCCTTTCGCTTTGGGGGCGCATTGATGGCACGGAGAGGTTTGCCTCTGAAGTCTGCCATGAACTCAAAAACCCCCTTGCCTCGATCCGCTCAGCATTGGAAACATTGCCGCGCTTGAAAGAGCCAACCCAGCGCCAACGCTTGCTGAGCATCGTGCGGGCTGATGTGGCGCGCCTGGAGCGGTTGATCGCTGACATATCGGATGCTAGCCGCGTGGAAGGCGACCTTTCGCGCCGCACGCGCCATGCAGTAGCTGTGGTGCCCTTGCTGGCATTGCTTGTGGAGCTTCACCAAACAACGCGGGATGCTGAGGGTACCCGCATGCGCCTTGAGGCTGTTGAGACCGACCCCCCCCTAGCTGTGATGGCGGTGGAGGACAGGCTTGTGCAGGCGCTGCGTGGCCTCATCAGCAATGCCATTTCCTTCTCCCCCCCCCAGGGCACCATTACCCTGCGCGCTAAGCAGGTGCAGGTAGCCGACCATGGAAGTGATGAGACAGGCGCCCGTTTGGTTGGTCCCCATGCCTCCTTGCGCCCTGCTGTGGAAATCGTGGTGGAGGATGAGGGGCCAGGCATCCCGCCAGATCAGCTGGAGAACATTTTTGAGCGCTTTTACTCAGAACGCCCCCAAGGTGAAGGGTTTGGCCAGCATTCAGGATTGGGGCTGGCCATCTGCCGACAAATCATCACGGCGCTTGATGGCACGGTGAAAGCGGAGAACGTGTTGAAAACCGGACCAGATGGCAAAGGGCATGTGGCTGGGGCGCGTTTTGTGGTTATTCTGCCGTGCGCCCCTTTGGGGAACAATGACTATTCGAGTGGAATGGGGAACAGTGGGGATTGAGAACCTCCCCTTTCCGTTCAAACCAAGGCCGCACAGGCTGGATTTGGTTGCGTAAGGCGCGCTTTCGGGGACACGGTTCCCTGAAATGAATGCCCTTCAAAGCTGTTTTGTTGGGCTTAGATTGGTGCTGGGGAAGGCTTTGCTGATGACCACCATGTTCAGGGTAAAATAACGCCATGTCACCTGTTCTCACTTGGTTGACTGACCCCACCCCCCTTTGGGGGGATGCTTGCCGCGCCCCAGCAGGGGAGGGTGGTTTAACTGCCAGCTCTCCGCAGAATGCCCCTGGAGAGGGCCAGGACAATGCGCACCGCATTGTGGTGGTGACGGGTGTTTCAGGTGCAGGCAAAGGTTCTATCCTCAACCACCTTGAGGACTTGGGTTATGAGGTGGTGGATAACCCACCATTGGATTTGCTTGTCGCCTTGGCTGAGCGCACAGACAAGCCCTTGGCAGTGGGGGTAGATGTTCGCAGCCGTGGGTTTGAGCCGCACCGCCTTTTGGAGGCCCTTTCAGCATTGCGCATGCGCCATTGGGTTGTGCAGATCGTGTTCGCTACAGCCGACAATGACGTGATTTTGCGCCGCTACACCGCCACGCGTCGCCGCCACCCCCTGGCGCTGGGCGGCAGCATTGAACCAGTGCTTGAACGTGAGCGCGACATGTTGGCCCCCTTGCGCCACAAAGCTGACCTGGTCATTGACACAACCGACCTGCCCTTGCCGGAGCTGCGGCGGTTGGTCAACACGCGTTTTGGCGTGAAGGGTGCCCGCGGGGGGCTTGGTGTGGTGGTGATGTCATTCGCCTATCCAGCTGGCCTCCCCCATGAGGCCGACATGGTTTTTGATGTCCGGTTTCTGGCCAACCCCCACTATGAACCTACTTTGCGGGCAGCCACTGGGTTGGAGGGGCGCGTTTCAGACCATGTGCAGGCAGACGGGCATTTCAGGGAATTTTATGAAGCTGTGGAGCGTTTGGTGAACATTGTGTTGCCGCGTTTCGTGGCTGAGGGAAAAAAGTACTTGACCATCGCTTTTGGGTGCAGTGGCGGGCAGCACCGCTCTGTCACCGTGGCGGAAAAATTGGCTGCTGATTTGGCGCAGGCCATCAGTGCCCAGCGCCAGGCAGGGGTGGGTGGGGCCATAGGAGTGGATTCCATCATGGTGGTCCACCGTGAACTGGCGCGCCGCGGCCTGACCACCTGGCGCTGGGCACTGCCACCTGAGCAGGTTCAGGCAGTCCAGGCCTTAACGCCATGAAGGGAGCGGTAGCGCTGAAGGAGACAGGCCAACCCACCAGTTTCAGCCCGGCCATCCAGGCGCAATTACAGCATGCTGAACAGCTCTGCACTGCCCGGGGGGAGAAGCTGACGGCGGTCAGGCGGCAGGTGTTGGGATTGGTTTTGGCGTCATTGCGGCCTGTGGGGGCTTACGACCTGCTTGAACGCTTGCGCCACAGCCGCACCAACGCCGTGCCCCCAACCATTTACCGTGCACTTGATTTTCTGCGCGCCCAGGGCTTCATCCACAAGATTGAGCGCCTCAGCGCTTTTGTGGCGTGCCATGATATGGTCCATCAGGGTGAGGGTGCCCTACTCAATGGCGCTCAAGCACATGATCCTCAAGGTTGGCACCATGCTGACCAAGCCCAGTTCCTTATTTGCCGCCATTGTGGTGAGGCGAGAGAGCTACGCCATGAAACGTTCCGCACCATCATGGAAGAGACCGCGCACCAAGAAGGTTTCGAACCTGAAACAGCCGTGGTGGAGATAACAGGGCGCTGCAAGCAGTGCCGCCAATGCCAGGAACATGGCCAGGAAAACTGATTAGCGCGAGAGGGCTTGCACGTTTTGGGGTGGCTGCCAGGGTAAGGCAGCGGGGAGGAACTTTAGGCAGTACGTCAGCACATGGCGGCTTTGCAGGTTAATTTTCCCCAGGCCGTTTTCATCATGGGGCCATGGCTTGGATATGAAAGCACACTGCGCTAGTGTCCCGGTTACTGCTGGACATTTGATGAATGTCCATTAAAAACGGCTTTAAGGACCGGGGCCCGGCCCCAGCGAAGTTCATGAAGTCCTTTGGCGTCACCTACGGTGGGAGAACACCTTCAACATGACCTCAACCGCACAGCCGGCCTCCGGCCCTAACGCTGACGCGACGAACGGCTCTGCCGCGCGCCGCATCATGCTGTATTGCATATTGACATCCCTAGCCGCCCTTCTGGTCGGCCTGGACACTGGCCTGCCTGCTGGTGTCATCAATGCCTGGGCTGCCCAATATCATGTCGATCCCCTCCTGCAGGGTGGCTTTGCAGCCTGCATGTTGGTTGGCGCCATTGTTGGTGCCATGTCTGGCGGGTTTTTCTGTCAGCATTATGGCCGCAAGAAAACGCTTTCCCTGGCTGGCATTTTCTTTGCCGTTGGCGCGCTCTGCGCCATGTTCAGCTGGAACGTGCCCACCATGTTCGCCTCCCGCGCTATTGTCGGGTTGGGTTTTGGCCTGACGAACTTCACGGGCGCGCTCTACCTCTCTGAAATCGCGCTGCCCATCCAACGCGGCATCATGGTGTCCACGTTCCAGCTGTTCATGACGATCGGCATCCTGGTTCAGTTCTTCTACAACACCCTTTGGATTCCAAGCGGCAACTGGCGCGGCATGATCAGCCTTGAAGCTGCTGTGGCCGTTGTGTTCGTCCTGGGTTCACTCATCCTGCCTGAAAGCCCCCGTTGGCTGGCCGCCAAGGGTGAGCACGCCAAGGCGCTTAAGGTCCTCACCATGCTGCGCGCCACGCCTGAGGAAGCCCAGGCTGAGCTTGACGAGGCCCTCAGCGGTGGCGAGCACAAGAAGTCTGACGGTTGGCACCTTTTCCGCACCAACTCCAACTTCCGCCGCTCTGTCGGGTTGGGCATGTTGCTGCAGATCTTCCAGCAGTTCTGCGGCATTAACGCAGTGCTGTTCTATGCCCCTAAAGTCCTTCAGGCAGCTCATTTCGGTGAACTTGGCCAGATGTGGGGCACAGTGGCCATCGGTGCCGTCAACGCCATCATGACTGTGTTTGCCATGCGCTACTCAGACCGTCTTGGCCGTCGCCCCATCATGTACCTGGGCTGCACGGCCATGACGATCGCCATGGGTGGTCTGGCCTTCCTGTTCACTATGGGCTGGTCTGACGTGGCTGCCCAGTTTACCACACTGGCGTTGATCTTCCTGTTCGTCGCTGGTTTCGCCATGTCGGCTGGGCCCATTGTGTGGCTGCTTTGCGCTGAAATTCAGCCTGCGGCTGGCCGTGACTTCGGCGTGACGGTCTCCACAGCCACCAACCTGACCTTCAGCTTGATCATCGCCCAGAGCTTCCCAGCTGTTCTGGCCTTCATGGGCAAAGCGGACACTTTCTGGCTGCTGACCATTTTCAACGTGCTTGGCCTGCTGCTGATCTACTTCCTGACGCCTGAAACCAAGGACGTCTCCCTCGACACCATTG
The sequence above is drawn from the Formicincola oecophyllae genome and encodes:
- the thrS gene encoding threonine--tRNA ligase, with protein sequence MPVITFPDGQTRTFGETVTGTTIAEAIGPGLLRAALAMEVDGKLVDMATPISQDAAVRFVTRKDEEALELIRHDAAHVLAEAVQALWPETQVTIGPAIKDGFYYDFSREVPFTPEDFPAIENKMREIVASKAPFKRETWPRDEAIKFFENKGERFKAELIRDLPGDEEISIYRQGEWLDLCRGPHLRTTEDVGTAFKLMRVAGAYWRGDHRNPMLTRIYGTAWRDKKELAAHLTQLEEAEKRDHRRIGREMDLFHIQEEAVGQIFWHAKGWRLYNALQDYMRRAQGRHDYQEVRTPQLVDRALWEASGHWDKYRENMFIAKVEDEDKTLALKPMNCPCHIQIFRHGLRSYRELPLRMAEFGACHRYEPSGALHGLMRVRGFTQDDAHIFCTEDQIASETVAFVEMLEEVYRDLGFEAFKVKFSDRPESRAGTDEIWDKAEQALKKACETAGVAWELNPGEGAFYGPKLEFVLTDAIGRDWQCGTLQVDFVLPERLDATYIGEDSQRHRPVMLHRAILGSFERFLGILIEQFAGRFPLWLAPVQVVVASIVTDAAPWAEDVARQLRAAGLAVETDTRNEKINAKVREHSLARVPVILVVGRREAEEGTVAMRRLGGKAQEVLPLSEAIKRLRAEATPPDKLRQQENATVAAHMAG
- a CDS encoding glycosyltransferase family 9 protein; translation: MPQRILVIRHGALGDIVQAFGFFAALRGACPQAWITLLTEPAFAPSMRLAPWFDAVAEDRRLPLWGIPPWRLWRQARHLTGLFNQHCLVVDAQQSGRTRLYRRLDGFWRQARGLKALEWPCAERLHHHGRLHTSERQKSHLRCLGVLPVAPTQPLWLFQSVAEPMRSFIHALAKRPFVVLVPGGSAGRLGKRWPAGCFAHVTAQLAQAGWHVALAGTDQERTLVRAITTQAIKRGASPKYLVDCSGRTDLAALALLLHKAHGVVGNDTGTMHLGAALDVPSLTLFFAESDPRRTAPLAPTPGHSRVLSSRQAAQLAPETVLAAFKALLAEVARTH
- a CDS encoding nucleotide exchange factor GrpE; translation: MAAAQAAQEAQNAAEGEAAGKAEDGGDRLQALEAEVASLKDRWMRSEAEMQNVRNRAAREVSDARQFALQKFAGDIVEVAHSLQLGLAHIPPAHEGEDPAIGKLREGFESTERALLNILKRHGITRIEAEGQPFDPAIHEAMQEVPSDQHAPGHVVQAWTPAWMLNGRLLKPAKVIVANDASTGQPPAPKAD
- a CDS encoding response regulator transcription factor, with protein sequence MTSPPRRNPNQGPAVALVDDDRNILASVRMSLEAEGFTVRTYSDGESALRGMMTTPPDVAVLDVKMPRMDGMELLRRIRSRSTMPVIFLTSKDDELDQLTGLRLGADDYITKPFSVHLLAERLRALLRRQEAAIQVATGQGREQSLPVVRGDLTLDSERHQCLWQGHEVSLTVTEFLIVRALATRPGMVKSRDQLIDAAYGDSVYVDDRTIDSHIKRIRKKFRQVDDTFAQIETLYGIGYRYKE
- a CDS encoding ATP-binding protein, translated to MLVRILLLNLGPLVVLAGMLLSITQFQTSLLESDVTSLREEARIYADALSEVTVHPTPDGPAMDPLAASSLLQALMAGSGNAHVALYNGGGQLVVAMRRVRRSHGSALLPHPPALGRRMGEDTIDGIYGWLLSRLPLSTSTGPVPFEENPPPLGQEPVGMGAKIGLMMGEGPARIKRTSHHEFVITISEPVLYDGVRVGEIILTRHDPEIDHSLFAVRSLILTMMLVTLAVSAVLSFILALTIARPLRHLALASQAMGESAQGRTDPVPAPLLARRDEIGSLARALRTSTLSLWGRIDGTERFASEVCHELKNPLASIRSALETLPRLKEPTQRQRLLSIVRADVARLERLIADISDASRVEGDLSRRTRHAVAVVPLLALLVELHQTTRDAEGTRMRLEAVETDPPLAVMAVEDRLVQALRGLISNAISFSPPQGTITLRAKQVQVADHGSDETGARLVGPHASLRPAVEIVVEDEGPGIPPDQLENIFERFYSERPQGEGFGQHSGLGLAICRQIITALDGTVKAENVLKTGPDGKGHVAGARFVVILPCAPLGNNDYSSGMGNSGD
- the rapZ gene encoding RNase adapter RapZ, which translates into the protein MSPVLTWLTDPTPLWGDACRAPAGEGGLTASSPQNAPGEGQDNAHRIVVVTGVSGAGKGSILNHLEDLGYEVVDNPPLDLLVALAERTDKPLAVGVDVRSRGFEPHRLLEALSALRMRHWVVQIVFATADNDVILRRYTATRRRHPLALGGSIEPVLERERDMLAPLRHKADLVIDTTDLPLPELRRLVNTRFGVKGARGGLGVVVMSFAYPAGLPHEADMVFDVRFLANPHYEPTLRAATGLEGRVSDHVQADGHFREFYEAVERLVNIVLPRFVAEGKKYLTIAFGCSGGQHRSVTVAEKLAADLAQAISAQRQAGVGGAIGVDSIMVVHRELARRGLTTWRWALPPEQVQAVQALTP
- a CDS encoding Fur family transcriptional regulator, which gives rise to MKGAVALKETGQPTSFSPAIQAQLQHAEQLCTARGEKLTAVRRQVLGLVLASLRPVGAYDLLERLRHSRTNAVPPTIYRALDFLRAQGFIHKIERLSAFVACHDMVHQGEGALLNGAQAHDPQGWHHADQAQFLICRHCGEARELRHETFRTIMEETAHQEGFEPETAVVEITGRCKQCRQCQEHGQEN
- a CDS encoding sugar porter family MFS transporter; the encoded protein is MTSTAQPASGPNADATNGSAARRIMLYCILTSLAALLVGLDTGLPAGVINAWAAQYHVDPLLQGGFAACMLVGAIVGAMSGGFFCQHYGRKKTLSLAGIFFAVGALCAMFSWNVPTMFASRAIVGLGFGLTNFTGALYLSEIALPIQRGIMVSTFQLFMTIGILVQFFYNTLWIPSGNWRGMISLEAAVAVVFVLGSLILPESPRWLAAKGEHAKALKVLTMLRATPEEAQAELDEALSGGEHKKSDGWHLFRTNSNFRRSVGLGMLLQIFQQFCGINAVLFYAPKVLQAAHFGELGQMWGTVAIGAVNAIMTVFAMRYSDRLGRRPIMYLGCTAMTIAMGGLAFLFTMGWSDVAAQFTTLALIFLFVAGFAMSAGPIVWLLCAEIQPAAGRDFGVTVSTATNLTFSLIIAQSFPAVLAFMGKADTFWLLTIFNVLGLLLIYFLTPETKDVSLDTIEKNLLSGKKLRDIGR